The genomic DNA CTTGTATTAAAAGGATATTCAGTTTTTTCTAATAATCCAATATTGGAAAATAAAACTATCCAATAAGAGTGTAGGATGTTATTCTCACGCAGAATTAGCAAATTTTCCACGATTGTACCTTACTTCTTGCTAGAACGGCTTTCCAATTGAACCTGTTTGCAACTACTAGAGTGCGGTCTTAACAAATTTGGAGATAGACTTTAATGAATGAGGCTGGTGATTCATATAGCGGCATGGCGAAAGAAATCGCGCCTTCAAAAGGCAAGCTGGGTGTTTTGTTGCCAGGAATGGGAGCGGTTAGTTCGACTCTTATAGCGGGAGTCTTCCTGGTAAATTCGGGGCATGCTAAACCCATTGGATCGGTAACACAAATGTCGCGAATACGTTTGGGTAAAAGGGATAACCCACGGTATCCCTTGATTAAGGATTTTGTCCCTCTTGCAGACCTGGAAGATATTGAATTTGGGGGATGGGATATTTATGACGATAACTGCTATCAGGCGGCCCTGGCTTGTGGGGTGATTGAAAAGCAGGAACTTGATCTGGTAAAGGAACAGCTTGAGGCTATCAAACCTTGGGCTGCTGTGTTTGACCCCACTTTTGTGAAAAACCTGACCGGAACAAATATAAAGAGTGCTCCTAATAAAATGGAGCTGGCCAAACTTTTGATGCAGGATATTGAAACCTTTAAAAAGGAAAAAAGTTTGGAGCGACTGGTGATGTGCTGGTGTGGTTCGACAGAAGCTTATCAGGACTGTATGGATCATGAAGCGTTTCAAACTTTGGAATCGTTTGAGTCGGCATTGGAAAATGATCTTGATTTGATTCCGCCTTCAATGATTTATGCTTATGCGGCTCTGAAAATGGGAGTTCCCTTTGCCAACGGTTCTCCAAACCTCACTGTAGATGTTCCGGCACTGATCGAATTATCGATCAAAAACAAAACGCCTATAGGAGGCAAAGATTTTAAAACAGGCCAAACTTTGATGAAGACAATAGTAGCTCCAGGTCTCAAATCCAGGATGCTGGGGCTTGATGGATGGTTTTCCAGTAACATACTAGGTAACCGCGACGGGGAAGTGCTCGATGACCCTGATTCATTCAGGTCTAAAGAGGTGAGTAAAGGATCGGTTCTGGAAAGTATCTTGCAGGATGATCTTTATCCGGACCTTTATGGTGATTACTACCATAAAATTCGTATTGAATACTATCCGCCAAGAGGGGATGCCAAGGAAGGATGGGATAATATAGATATCCAGGGTTGGTTGGGGCAAAAAATGCAATTGAAAATTAATTTTCTCTGTCGCGATTCAATTTTAGCTGCCCCTGTAGTTCTCGATCTGGTCTTGTTTCTGGATCTGGCCCAAAGGGCTGGAATGAGAGGCGTCCAGGAATGGCTTTCGTTTTATTTTAAATCTCCTCAGTGCAGGCCGGACCTCAAACCGGTAAACTCGCTATTCGACCAGGATGAGAAACTAAGAAATACTTTGCGAATCATCATGGGTGAGAAGGTGATTGACCACTCAGGTTTAGATTATTACGAAAACAAGGGTTGAGCTGGTTTAATTGGCTTGTCAATATTGGCTCTTCTTGCTTTCAGCTTGGCAAATTATCTCAAAGCCAGGGAACTAACAATCCTTCAATAGCTTAGTGGCTTTTATCAAAAAAACTGCTATTTGGTAGTAATCGTGCTTTCTCTGTCCTTGTTTTTTCGGAGTATTCTTAATTTTTCCTTCAAAAAACTCTTATCAAATTTAATTTTTATCAAAGATATTTTGTGTTTATTTCCACTAAGTCTAAAGAGTAAATCTGAAGGGCATTAGGGGGAATTTTATTTAGCCATTGAAAAAATTAGCTTTATTTTCTTGACATCGTTTGCGGTTAGCCTTATGGTGAATGTTAGTTGCAGGGTAAATCTTATTTTTTGGTTTATCATTTAGGAGAAAAGCTGCCAAAAAATAAGGCATCAATGACTTTTTTTTGGAGGCAGGGCGCGTTATGTTCTACGAAGTCAGGATTTTCGACGCCAAAGGAGAACTGAAAAAAGTTTTATCCCCTAAAAAGTTAAGCAACCGATTTTGGAAAAACGGTGACCAGAATTTAATCGACTTTGGTGATAAGGACAATTCATCCTCAGATTGGGACAGCAAAAAGATTGTCAAGGATGAATATCAACTTGAAGATCGTTGATTAAAAATGTTTTAGAAGATTAATAAAAAGATTTATGGCATGGAGCTTATGCTCTATGCCATTTTTTATGCCTTAAAAGAGAGCTTTCCTGTATTATTTTTTTATTTCCCGTATTTTCTCTGATCTAGGGTTATGAGGGGTTGAATCTCGATATAAGAGTTGATTTATGTATATTACGTCTGCAGACCAGTTGAATGAATTTTGCAAAAATATTGGGTCTGCTGAAGTCGTGGCAGTAGACACTGAATTTGTGCGGGAAAGAACCTATTTCCACCGTGTCGGGCTGATTCAAGTGGGCGCGGGAAAACATTTCGCGGCCATTGATCCAATAATGCTTTCTGATTTATCGCCATTATTGGATTTGCNNNNNNNNNNNNNNNNNNNNNNNNNNNNNNNNNNNNNNNNNNNNNNNNNNNNNNNNNNNNNNNNNNNNNNNNNNNNNNNNNNNNNNNNNNNNNNNGACCCCAAAAAACTAAAGGTATTTCATGCTGCCAGGCAGGACCTCGAAATCCTGGTTCGTTTATGCGGTCAAGTAATTCCCCCTGTCTTTGATACTCAGATCGCCGCTTCTTTGGTGGGATGGGGAGCACAGATTTCTTTTGCGAAAATAGTCCACAAAGCCTTGGGAAAAAAAATTCACAAATCAGAAACTTATACTGATTGGTGTCGTCGACCTTTGAGTGACAACCAGATTGAGTACGCTATAGATGATGTCAGATATTTAATGCCAGTTTATGACAAGCTGGTGGGTCGACTTAAGAAAATGGGTCGGTTGGACTGGGTGAAGGGAGAGGTTGAGAGCTGGGAAGACCCCGGCACATTTGCTTTACCGGATCCACAAAAAAGGTTTATGAAAATTAAAAACCTGCGTAGTTTGAAACCCAGGAACCTGACCGTACTTCAAAAACTTGCCGCATGGAGGGAAGAGGAGGCGGTCAAAAGAGATTGCCTGGCAAAGTCGATCATCCGGGACGAGACTTTGCTGGAAATGGCCCGCAAAATTCCAAGGGATGAAAAATCTTTATCCAGGATTCGTGGATTTTATCAAAAGGAGCTCAATAAAAGTGGGGCAAATTTATTGTCTGCGATTGAAAAGGCTATGGCAGTGCCAGAGGATGAACTCGTCGTGCTTCCGGAAAATAACGGCCATGCCACAACAAGGGGAGTGGAAGAACTGCTCTCCGCATATGTGCAGATAAGATCTGAAGAGCTGAAAATTGAACCAAGTGTTCTGGCAGACCGCAAACAGATCCACAGTTTTGTTACCCACTATGAGAAAAAGGAAGATTTGGAAAAACATTTCCTGTTCCAGGGATGGCGCAAAGAATTGATTGGTGCCCCAATGTTTTCTTTGTTGAGTGGTCAGGTAGGACTTAAGATCAACCCTTCTGGTCAAATCTGTCTGATTGATTCTTAATTTTTCAGGTTGTTGTCAGCTCCTGTTTCTTCCATTTCTTATACTCGTTTGATTGCCTCAGATTGCCGAGGTCAGAGTCGTTTTCTATTTGATGGAACTGTTTGAAACCTTTTCCCACAGCTTTTTTGAGAGCAGAAAGGCTCTGTCCCACTTCTTTTCTTAAAGAATAATAACAAGCCAGGTTATAGTCGAACAAGGGTTCCTTGGGGAATTGGTTTTGTCCAGCCTGAATCGTTTCGATTGCTTTATCGAACAGCTGGATTTTCATATATGCAGTGCTTAGGTTTATGAAAGCTTCCTTAAATATCTTGTTATGGTGAAGGGCCTTTTCATAACGGATGACAGCTTCTTTATAATTTCCTTCCTTTGAAAATTTGTTTCCTTCGTTGTAATGAAAAATAGCCATGCGTCGTAGTTTTTCTTCCTGGGAAAGGTTTTCCCCTTTGCTTCCTTCTTGATGGCTGCCCTCTTCGTGACTGCCCTCGTCCATTTTTTTTGCTACATCGGTTGAGGTTTTTACCTTGCTTTGAATTGGGACAAAATAATCTGTAGCGAGAAAAATGATGAATGCGGTGATTCCCAGGTGAGGTAGATATTTTGTCATGATTATCACAGCCTGGAAGAAAAGGCTTTTAATTCGTTCATCGACCCCAGGGAGGGGACTTGTTCAATTTCAGTGCCATGTGAATGAATGTTAAAGACACGTGTTTGGGGGTTTGCTTTGACGATGTGCTCCAAAGTACGCAAATAACTATACATGACCTGATCTGTAATCAGAGAATTACTCTGGTTGCATTTTACATGCAGCAGCTTTTTCTCCTGTGCTTTTTCCTGATGCAGTTTTTTGAGTGGAATAATTCTTGAGATTTTGCTTTGAAGTTTAAGGTTGAATTCGGAGTGGCTGGAGTAAAAACGCTTTCCGGAAAAGGCACAATCCTGACCGACCAGAAAAATCGGATCACAGCCAAAATGTATTAACATATCAAGTCCGAGACAAGCTACTGAGCCTCCTGCCTGCGTTGTTCCCTTTTCTTCCATGGCTGATACGTTACTTTGAGTAAGTCTGTGCCCCTCTTTATAAACAATGTATTGTTTGCCGTTAAAAAATTTCATCACATTATGGTTGGAAGTTGGTGTGAATACCAACTTGGTCTTTCCTGTGGGATGATCAATAAAATGTGCTGTGCTGTCCAGTTGGGGGTCCAGGGAAAAAGCGTAGACAGGTTGAATATTACTTTTTGCAAGAATTGGATATGCGGTATCAACACAGGTAATTATAAAATCTTCTTTGATGCGGTGGAGGTGAGGGATCACAAGGTCAAGAGATGGTCCGGCACTAACCAAAATGCCCGGTCTGCTTTTGTGTGCATTTTTTAAAACATTAATTCCGGGAGAATCTGATATTACTTTTTGATTTAATGAATAATTTTTATCTTCGAGGTTTCCGAACACAGCGGGAAACCTTCGCTCAAGCAATAAGACTTCCAATGCATTGGTTAGGGAAGGAAAGTTATCCGGTATGCATTTAAAAGAAGGTGTGTGAAACAAAACCTCCAGTAAGTCCGAATGGTTCTCAGTGATACGACCCATTTCATGGGAAATATCCAATGAAACTTTTTTCTCATCAGACCCGTATATTAAATGAAATCGTTTGTCTTTAAATAATTCTGTTTGATCTCTGCATTGCAGGGCCGCTTTAAGAATATCGAGATTAAGCTCAATAACTAATAGATAGCCATCTGGGCCTATTTTATCCAGAATGGAATTCAGGTGATATCCCATCCCAAAGCCATACAGGCAAACGCGGGATCCGGGTTTCAGGTTTTCGGAAAATTTAAAGGCCTCCTTTTCCGGGTCATAACTACTATGTAAAAGAATGCTTTCGCATTTAAGGGTAGGTTGACCAGAAGATGTTGAAATGACTGAAATTTTATCAGACAGGGTTTCGGGAAGGCTTCCCGATTGGGAAGAGCAGAACTTCAATAACTGGATATTTTTTTCGAAGATATGATTGTCCAACAGTGCGTCTCCGTATTTCTTCTTACTCATCATATCACCAATTGACTTGCATTCGTTTCTGAATTGCTTTAAAAAATGTTCAGGTCTNNNNNNNNNNNNNNNNNNNNNNNNNNNNNNNNNNNNNNNNNNNNNNNNNNNNNNNNNNNNNNNNNNNNNNNNNNNNNNNNNNNNNNNNNNNNNNNNNNTTTCAATAACTGGATATTTTTTTCGAAGATATGATTGTCCAACAGTGCGTCTCCGTATTTCTTCTTACTCATCATATCACCAATTGACTTGCATTCGTTTCTGAATTGCTTTAAAAAATGTTCAGGTCTGCCGTGTTGAATTTGCCTGAGATAAATGGTTGTGCGGGATATTTAAAGCGACCTGACCCATCATTTTGAGCTGAGCCCATTATTAAGGCAACTGAAGGATTTCCATGTCTGTTCCCTCTCAAAAAATGATACCGAAGATTCGTGTCCTTTCTGATGAACTGGCTAACCAGATTGCTGCCGGGGAGGTGGTGGAGCGACCGGCCTCAGTAGTCAAGGAGCTTGTTGAAAACTCTATTGACGCCGGTGCAACCCTGATTCGTCTCGATATTGAGGGAGGTGGGAAAAAGAAAATCCGTATTATGGATAATGGAATGGGTATGTCTCCTGAAGAGTGCCGGTTAGCTTTCTCAAGACATGCGACCAGTAAAATCTCCCGGTTTGAAGACCTTGAGTCCATCCAGTCATTAGGG from Nitrospinota bacterium includes the following:
- a CDS encoding inositol-3-phosphate synthase is translated as MAKEIAPSKGKLGVLLPGMGAVSSTLIAGVFLVNSGHAKPIGSVTQMSRIRLGKRDNPRYPLIKDFVPLADLEDIEFGGWDIYDDNCYQAALACGVIEKQELDLVKEQLEAIKPWAAVFDPTFVKNLTGTNIKSAPNKMELAKLLMQDIETFKKEKSLERLVMCWCGSTEAYQDCMDHEAFQTLESFESALENDLDLIPPSMIYAYAALKMGVPFANGSPNLTVDVPALIELSIKNKTPIGGKDFKTGQTLMKTIVAPGLKSRMLGLDGWFSSNILGNRDGEVLDDPDSFRSKEVSKGSVLESILQDDLYPDLYGDYYHKIRIEYYPPRGDAKEGWDNIDIQGWLGQKMQLKINFLCRDSILAAPVVLDLVLFLDLAQRAGMRGVQEWLSFYFKSPQCRPDLKPVNSLFDQDEKLRNTLRIIMGEKVIDHSGLDYYENKG
- a CDS encoding tetratricopeptide repeat protein — translated: MTKYLPHLGITAFIIFLATDYFVPIQSKVKTSTDVAKKMDEGSHEEGSHQEGSKGENLSQEEKLRRMAIFHYNEGNKFSKEGNYKEAVIRYEKALHHNKIFKEAFINLSTAYMKIQLFDKAIETIQAGQNQFPKEPLFDYNLACYYSLRKEVGQSLSALKKAVGKGFKQFHQIENDSDLGNLRQSNEYKKWKKQELTTT
- a CDS encoding motility associated factor glycosyltransferase family protein, coding for MMSKKKYGDALLDNHIFEKNIQLLKFCSSQSGSLPETLSDKISVISTSSGQPTLKCESILLHSSYDPEKEAFKFSENLKPGSRVCLYGFGMGYHLNSILDKIGPDGYLLVIELNLDILKAALQCRDQTELFKDKRFHLIYGSDEKKVSLDISHEMGRITENHSDLLEVLFHTPSFKCIPDNFPSLTNALEVLLLERRFPAVFGNLEDKNYSLNQKVISDSPGINVLKNAHKSRPGILVSAGPSLDLVIPHLHRIKEDFIITCVDTAYPILAKSNIQPVYAFSLDPQLDSTAHFIDHPTGKTKLVFTPTSNHNVMKFFNGKQYIVYKEGHRLTQSNVSAMEEKGTTQAGGSVACLGLDMLIHFGCDPIFLVGQDCAFSGKRFYSSHSEFNLKLQSKISRIIPLKKLHQEKAQEKKLLHVKCNQSNSLITDQVMYSYLRTLEHIVKANPQTRVFNIHSHGTEIEQVPSLGSMNELKAFSSRL